A portion of the Krasilnikovia cinnamomea genome contains these proteins:
- a CDS encoding RNA polymerase sigma factor — translation MTQPVAELVSLARQGDPEAFAEIYRRYRDSVYNFCLRRLRGHQQTADDAVAETFLSVFDSRLQNFTDGYELLPWLLGVARYKTLDQVRRAAENGHVLLVDDLSTVAPGAPAQDLGGNPGADRAQELLDAASAALDPDDSDLLASYLQVYSGRLTREQLATTMDITPAHLNVRLSRLRQRLTDAVLTISLLGQRRMLCPQLTALAPAGAEVSPLLRKRVTGHARECDICRTNGIRLLDPDKLLIAVPFLAAPLLLARRILGRAGAAAPAAQLAAVTAAFSSGAEPATDLARPPTQATPPGGASVPPVAPPSPVGAGGTSESAGAGRPGVSGAVKIGTAVVTAVAVLIGVLATNQIWPFNPNPDNPRAAAPAPPATLPGSAPSGTAPASPGSPSSSAITPAVPGASALPGVSAPTPVAGTGTGPVPAGPVPAGPVPAGPVMWGYASTREYQYQAAVGETIDLHHDWQWGTWRRSTDSALAARSATTTRTGEGRYQVRIPGVGSPFAVVHVSSGAGWGYPQAISCQAVDARNDGVDEVVDVACHDPAGAAKNLPYQVIVADPSRGAAPMVTARYTPNGGTWTFSATGGPARVRRTAAGRYEVTVAGGFAGSGYAVITPQAAASRCRPTQTARTSGGLLVRIACSTDTAWMFSYAEGSGLSHDPGVPAAYVTVTGGASPGVARGRSWSSNGELPTVTRTGVGTYQVKYQSIGKPQVYPADAVSLTATGSPDRYCRTPVWNSYSTKQIVTILVACFDPAGKPTDADFALGYLRAP, via the coding sequence ATGACTCAGCCCGTTGCCGAGCTCGTCAGCCTCGCCCGGCAGGGTGACCCCGAGGCGTTCGCCGAGATCTACCGGCGCTACCGCGATTCGGTGTACAACTTCTGCCTGCGCCGGCTGCGCGGGCACCAGCAGACCGCGGATGACGCGGTCGCGGAGACCTTCTTGTCCGTCTTCGACTCGCGCCTGCAGAACTTCACCGATGGGTACGAGCTACTCCCCTGGCTACTCGGCGTCGCCCGCTACAAGACACTCGACCAGGTACGACGCGCCGCCGAGAATGGGCACGTTCTGCTCGTCGACGACCTGTCCACCGTGGCTCCCGGCGCGCCAGCCCAAGACCTCGGAGGCAATCCGGGTGCCGATCGCGCCCAGGAACTGCTGGACGCTGCGTCGGCGGCCCTGGACCCCGACGACAGCGACCTGCTAGCCAGCTACCTGCAGGTGTACTCCGGCAGGCTCACCCGCGAGCAGCTCGCCACAACCATGGACATCACCCCAGCCCACCTCAACGTGCGCCTGTCCCGGCTGCGCCAGCGGCTGACCGACGCCGTACTCACCATCAGCCTGCTCGGCCAGCGCCGCATGCTGTGCCCCCAACTGACCGCGCTCGCACCGGCCGGCGCCGAGGTGTCACCCCTGCTGCGCAAACGGGTCACCGGGCATGCTCGTGAGTGCGACATCTGCCGTACGAACGGCATCCGCCTCCTCGACCCGGACAAGCTGCTGATCGCGGTGCCGTTCCTGGCCGCGCCGCTGCTGCTGGCCCGCCGGATTCTCGGTCGGGCCGGCGCCGCCGCGCCCGCGGCGCAGTTGGCTGCGGTCACGGCCGCGTTCTCGTCCGGCGCAGAGCCCGCGACGGACCTCGCGCGGCCACCGACGCAGGCGACCCCGCCTGGTGGCGCGTCCGTGCCACCCGTGGCGCCGCCTTCGCCGGTCGGCGCTGGCGGGACGTCAGAGAGTGCCGGAGCCGGCCGGCCGGGGGTCTCTGGGGCGGTCAAGATCGGTACGGCTGTGGTGACGGCGGTCGCGGTGCTCATCGGTGTGTTGGCGACCAACCAGATCTGGCCGTTTAACCCCAACCCGGATAATCCGCGTGCGGCGGCGCCCGCGCCCCCGGCAACATTGCCGGGCTCGGCCCCGTCCGGGACCGCCCCGGCCAGCCCCGGCTCTCCCTCATCGTCCGCGATCACCCCGGCCGTCCCCGGCGCGTCGGCCCTGCCCGGCGTCAGCGCGCCCACCCCGGTCGCCGGTACCGGCACCGGGCCGGTGCCGGCCGGGCCGGTGCCGGCCGGGCCGGTGCCGGCCGGGCCGGTGATGTGGGGCTACGCCTCCACCCGCGAGTACCAGTACCAGGCGGCTGTCGGCGAAACGATCGACCTGCACCACGATTGGCAGTGGGGCACCTGGCGGCGCTCGACCGACTCGGCCCTCGCCGCCCGATCCGCCACGACCACTCGTACTGGCGAGGGCCGGTATCAGGTGCGGATCCCCGGTGTCGGCTCGCCGTTCGCGGTGGTGCACGTTTCCAGCGGCGCGGGCTGGGGCTATCCGCAGGCGATCTCGTGCCAGGCGGTCGACGCCCGCAACGACGGTGTCGACGAGGTGGTCGACGTCGCGTGCCACGACCCGGCGGGTGCCGCAAAGAACCTTCCGTACCAGGTCATCGTCGCCGATCCCAGCCGCGGCGCGGCACCGATGGTCACGGCCCGGTACACCCCGAACGGCGGGACCTGGACATTCTCGGCCACGGGCGGCCCGGCCCGGGTACGCCGTACCGCCGCTGGCCGCTACGAAGTGACGGTGGCCGGCGGGTTCGCGGGAAGCGGGTACGCGGTGATCACGCCCCAGGCGGCGGCCTCGCGCTGCCGGCCCACACAGACCGCCCGGACGTCCGGAGGGCTGCTGGTACGCATCGCGTGCTCCACCGACACCGCCTGGATGTTCAGCTACGCCGAGGGCTCCGGCCTCTCGCACGACCCGGGTGTTCCAGCGGCGTACGTGACCGTCACGGGCGGCGCCTCGCCAGGCGTCGCTAGGGGACGTTCGTGGAGCAGCAACGGCGAACTGCCGACGGTAACCCGCACCGGGGTGGGGACATACCAGGTGAAGTACCAGTCAATCGGTAAGCCGCAGGTCTACCCAGCGGACGCTGTCAGCCTCACCGCCACCGGCTCACCCGACCGGTACTGCCGCACGCCGGTGTGGAACTCGTACTCGACCAAGCAGATCGTGACCATTCTCGTCGCGTGCTTCGACCCGGCCGGCAAGCCCACCGACGCCGACTTCGCCCTCGGTTACCTGCGCGCCCCGTAG
- a CDS encoding tyrosine-type recombinase/integrase: MGAVRQLRPVTAPTVGAAIGAYLSTLDHPETAGTRRVYTSTLRQLRDHLGADHPLSALEQDEDAARLVDWFTRRWAEQAPATFNRNLDALRSAIGYWRDQDWLHSDPTRPLRRRGRAPDRTRALPKTAIEDLLTRDNLSLREKTLWRMLYETAARASEVLALDVADLDLRNRCAKVRRKGSAVDVIIWQTGTARLLPRLLRGRRRGPVFLTDRRARLPLAPTDLDPATGQARLSYRRAAELFTAAAGGATLHQLRHSALTHAAEDGANTSTLLSYSGHTSVASLARYARVSPEALGRWQQQRDPTTRRR; the protein is encoded by the coding sequence ATGGGTGCCGTGCGCCAACTCCGTCCGGTGACCGCGCCGACCGTCGGCGCGGCGATCGGCGCGTACCTGTCCACCCTCGACCACCCCGAGACCGCCGGCACCCGCCGCGTCTACACCTCCACCCTGCGACAGCTCCGCGACCACCTCGGCGCCGACCACCCGCTGTCCGCACTCGAACAGGACGAGGACGCCGCGCGGCTCGTCGACTGGTTCACCCGACGGTGGGCCGAACAAGCGCCGGCCACGTTCAACCGCAACCTCGACGCCCTGCGCTCCGCGATCGGCTACTGGCGCGACCAGGACTGGCTACACAGCGACCCCACCCGGCCCCTGCGCCGCCGCGGCCGCGCCCCCGACCGCACCCGAGCCTTGCCCAAGACCGCCATCGAGGATCTACTCACCCGCGATAACCTTTCCTTGCGGGAGAAGACGCTGTGGCGGATGCTCTACGAGACCGCCGCCCGCGCGAGCGAGGTCCTCGCCCTCGACGTCGCCGACCTCGACCTACGCAACCGCTGCGCGAAAGTGCGCCGCAAAGGCAGCGCCGTCGACGTGATCATCTGGCAGACCGGCACCGCCCGGCTCCTGCCCCGTCTGCTCCGGGGCCGCCGCCGCGGACCCGTGTTCCTGACCGACCGCCGCGCCCGCCTACCCCTGGCCCCCACCGACCTCGACCCGGCCACCGGCCAGGCCCGGCTGTCCTACCGCCGCGCCGCCGAGCTGTTCACCGCCGCCGCCGGCGGCGCGACCCTGCACCAACTCCGGCACTCCGCGCTCACCCACGCCGCCGAGGACGGCGCCAACACCTCCACCCTGCTTTCCTACAGCGGCCACACCTCAGTGGCGTCCCTCGCCCGGTACGCCCGCGTCTCACCTGAAGCCCTCGGCCGCTGGCAACAACAACGCGACCCCACCACCCGACGCCGATAA
- a CDS encoding transposase, with the protein MHALTDTGRAYNAVARQLGLDWRTVRKYATAAIWQECVRRPRPPSPLDRYLEYLQQRFDEGEHNAKLLHEELKAKGYLGHYQRVKMAVAPLRRGLPVEQPHQRPPSPREVARWITSSPPRRTLDTAERLQRLLAHCPELDRTHTLVRAFAAMFDTNDPGPLPDWLNELEESRLPGLPSLAKVIREDLPAVVQAVTSPYSSGVNEGRITDVKLQKRLMAGRAKVPLLRQRVVLIAHLRRHAAAAH; encoded by the coding sequence GTGCACGCGCTCACCGACACCGGCCGCGCCTACAACGCCGTCGCCCGCCAGTTGGGCCTGGATTGGCGCACCGTGCGCAAGTACGCGACCGCCGCCATCTGGCAGGAATGCGTACGCCGCCCACGGCCCCCGTCCCCGCTCGACCGCTACCTCGAGTACCTGCAGCAACGCTTCGACGAAGGCGAACACAACGCCAAACTGCTGCACGAAGAACTGAAAGCCAAGGGTTACCTCGGCCACTACCAGCGCGTGAAAATGGCGGTCGCGCCGCTACGCCGAGGCCTGCCCGTCGAGCAACCCCACCAGCGCCCACCGTCACCACGCGAAGTCGCCCGTTGGATCACCAGCAGCCCACCACGACGAACCCTCGACACCGCCGAACGGCTCCAACGCCTGCTCGCACACTGCCCCGAGCTCGACCGCACCCACACCCTGGTCCGAGCCTTCGCCGCCATGTTCGACACCAACGACCCCGGACCACTACCAGACTGGCTCAACGAACTCGAAGAGAGCCGCCTACCCGGACTGCCCAGCCTCGCCAAAGTCATCCGCGAAGACCTTCCCGCAGTCGTCCAGGCCGTCACCTCGCCCTACAGCTCCGGCGTCAACGAAGGCCGCATCACCGACGTCAAACTCCAAAAGCGACTCATGGCCGGCCGCGCGAAAGTCCCACTCCTACGCCAACGAGTCGTACTCATCGCACACCTACGCCGACACGCCGCCGCAGCTCACTAA
- the yidC gene encoding membrane protein insertase YidC, with product MSALFSPLMAVVYSAISAVLLFWHAAWDMVLGDANGWDTNWSWVLGIVFLVLTVRTALIPIVIRQVRSQRAMQLLQPKVKALQDKHKGDRETLHKELQELYRAEQINPLMSVLPMLLQAPVLIGLLHVLRHLRPTVTSETARTLYGWTLTQFDSAANAQLFGAPIAASFSAPGATIKIVAAVLIAVMTTTTFLTSRQMILKTGWAQDPQARTVQRLMLFGIPLSLLVSGALFPIGVVLYWVTQNLFAYGQQAWILRKYPPPATANAVGQQLVPAGNSIGKQDTTSPAPKVGAKPVTGKRARR from the coding sequence ATGAGTGCGCTGTTCAGCCCGCTGATGGCGGTGGTCTACTCGGCGATCTCCGCGGTCCTGCTGTTCTGGCACGCCGCCTGGGACATGGTCCTGGGCGACGCGAACGGCTGGGACACGAACTGGTCCTGGGTGCTCGGCATCGTCTTCCTGGTACTGACCGTCCGGACGGCACTGATCCCGATCGTGATCAGGCAAGTCCGGTCACAACGCGCGATGCAGCTGCTGCAACCCAAGGTCAAGGCGCTGCAGGACAAGCACAAGGGCGACCGGGAGACCCTGCACAAAGAGCTCCAGGAGCTCTACCGGGCAGAGCAGATCAATCCCCTGATGAGCGTCCTGCCGATGCTACTGCAGGCCCCGGTCCTGATCGGGTTGCTGCACGTGTTGCGCCACCTGCGGCCGACGGTCACCAGCGAGACCGCCCGCACCCTGTATGGCTGGACGCTGACACAGTTCGACAGCGCGGCGAACGCACAGCTGTTCGGAGCGCCGATCGCCGCGAGCTTCAGCGCCCCCGGCGCCACCATCAAAATCGTGGCGGCGGTCCTGATCGCGGTGATGACGACCACGACCTTCCTCACCAGCCGGCAAATGATCCTCAAGACCGGATGGGCCCAAGACCCGCAGGCGAGAACGGTACAGCGGCTGATGCTGTTCGGCATCCCGTTGTCGCTGCTCGTCTCCGGCGCGTTGTTCCCCATCGGCGTCGTTCTCTACTGGGTGACGCAGAACCTGTTCGCCTACGGGCAGCAGGCGTGGATCCTGCGCAAGTACCCACCACCGGCGACCGCCAACGCCGTGGGACAGCAACTCGTGCCTGCCGGGAATTCCATAGGCAAGCAAGACACGACGTCCCCAGCTCCCAAAGTCGGCGCCAAGCCAGTGACGGGGAAAAGGGCCCGCAGATAG
- a CDS encoding DUF6412 domain-containing protein encodes MIWFEAFWQVVSVLTDAGPTGLLAGTGAVASVLLIVALAAGVLLSRRAASANPGITHRALRERAGRTGVPRHRDPDAAGRTRPRGPTGAPRGRLSVFA; translated from the coding sequence GTGATCTGGTTCGAGGCGTTCTGGCAAGTGGTCAGCGTGCTGACCGATGCCGGCCCGACCGGTCTACTCGCAGGCACGGGTGCCGTGGCCAGCGTGTTGTTGATCGTCGCGCTCGCCGCCGGCGTGCTGCTGAGCCGTCGCGCCGCCTCGGCCAACCCGGGAATCACACACCGGGCCTTGCGGGAGCGAGCAGGCCGTACCGGTGTGCCACGCCATCGCGATCCCGACGCCGCAGGACGTACCCGGCCGAGAGGGCCCACCGGGGCTCCTCGCGGCCGCCTGAGCGTCTTCGCCTGA
- a CDS encoding RING finger family 4 domain-containing protein → MDALAVLLLRRTGKVAVAAHGAGPADGAAWVAALEADLAERGWLLSADLRAAATRLHSSVRVRWADWLLATVDELVGADRSMLPLYRAFPDTPHDVDAVYVRRLLTYLFAVPDAPCVLCGREQGGAPLDPCGHLVCPGCFPPERFSACPICGRRLSVDCTYLPVVDPGPVRRPPRRAGGDGSAAPAADQGTSIAGEAPPLPMRVAGLETDAMGAAAALRDELVARPGALGESDRADLKVLVAATAPAGLDWLPEVVPARETLALIIAWALHATALSAGYPELVSAARLRWQTATDVARTLWAYSGGDPGLILPRAVDESRAPGTAWRPAGEPAVTVPVTRVRALPRPLRRAVLGYLDSCGAVAAAEDMRRHPTVWKRLGERLHPYERVAAHPGAAVAFAALRGSRTARTGALGRAIVAACTRHPRHLILTEYPDDTVAVRVRTHACLVEQALSDGDVTGAAQLLGQRPGERHPVLLRPEPVARLDPRGAGNEVGLDRADLPGAHRRERLPGWILRGHRMHSGLPVLPRLRRGHP, encoded by the coding sequence ATGGATGCGCTGGCGGTGCTGTTGCTGCGCCGTACCGGCAAGGTCGCGGTGGCGGCGCACGGAGCCGGACCGGCCGACGGTGCCGCCTGGGTGGCCGCGCTCGAGGCCGATCTGGCCGAGCGCGGCTGGCTGCTGAGTGCCGACCTTCGGGCCGCGGCCACCCGGCTGCATTCCTCGGTACGGGTCCGGTGGGCCGACTGGCTGCTGGCGACCGTCGACGAGCTGGTCGGCGCCGATCGCTCGATGCTGCCGCTGTACCGGGCCTTTCCCGACACCCCGCACGATGTCGACGCCGTCTACGTCCGGCGGCTGCTCACCTACCTTTTCGCGGTGCCGGACGCGCCGTGTGTCCTGTGCGGCCGCGAGCAGGGCGGCGCGCCCCTGGACCCGTGCGGCCATCTGGTCTGCCCAGGCTGTTTCCCGCCGGAGCGGTTCAGTGCCTGCCCGATCTGCGGTCGCCGGCTGAGCGTGGACTGCACCTATCTCCCCGTCGTCGACCCCGGGCCGGTCCGGCGACCCCCGCGGCGAGCCGGCGGTGACGGCAGCGCGGCACCGGCGGCGGACCAGGGCACGTCGATCGCCGGCGAGGCGCCACCGCTGCCGATGCGGGTGGCCGGCCTTGAGACCGACGCGATGGGCGCCGCCGCGGCGCTGCGGGACGAACTCGTCGCCCGGCCCGGCGCGCTCGGCGAGTCCGACCGGGCCGACCTCAAGGTGCTGGTCGCCGCCACGGCGCCGGCCGGCCTCGACTGGCTTCCGGAGGTCGTGCCCGCACGCGAGACGCTGGCGCTGATCATTGCCTGGGCGCTGCACGCCACCGCGCTCAGCGCCGGTTATCCGGAACTGGTCTCCGCCGCCCGGCTGCGGTGGCAGACCGCGACGGATGTCGCCCGGACGCTCTGGGCGTACTCGGGCGGGGATCCGGGGTTGATCCTGCCGCGGGCCGTGGACGAGTCCCGGGCACCGGGGACGGCGTGGCGGCCGGCCGGCGAACCGGCCGTCACCGTGCCGGTCACCCGCGTCCGGGCGCTGCCCCGGCCGCTGCGGCGGGCGGTTCTGGGGTACCTGGACTCGTGCGGCGCGGTGGCGGCGGCCGAGGACATGCGGCGGCATCCGACGGTCTGGAAGCGGTTGGGCGAGCGACTGCACCCGTACGAGCGGGTCGCCGCGCACCCGGGCGCCGCGGTCGCGTTCGCCGCGCTGCGGGGCAGCCGCACCGCCCGGACCGGCGCGCTGGGCCGGGCCATCGTGGCGGCGTGCACCCGCCACCCGCGGCACCTGATCCTGACCGAGTACCCCGACGACACCGTCGCCGTCCGCGTCCGGACCCACGCCTGCCTGGTGGAGCAGGCCCTGAGCGACGGAGACGTCACCGGCGCCGCGCAGCTGCTCGGCCAGCGCCCGGGAGAACGGCACCCAGTACTACTTCGGCCTGAACCGGTTGCCAGGCTGGACCCCCGGGGCGCAGGAAACGAAGTCGGCCTGGACCGTGCCGATCTACCAGGCGCACACCGGCGTGAACGACTGCCCGGATGGATCCTTCGCGGGCACCGCATGCACTCTGGGCTACCGGTTCTACCTCGACTACGTCGTGGACACCCATGA